The DNA segment CATGCCCACCCCCCGACCTTAAAAGCCCTAGACAAGTCGATCCCGGTGGTGGGTTCACCCGCAGCGGCGAAAGTGGTTCGGGCCTTAGGGTTCCAAAACGTGACGGCCCTTGATCACGGTGAAACCAATCTGTTTGGTGAGCGGCTGGAGATCCAGGCCACGGTTGGCTCACCAGTTGGGCCAACGGCAAAGGAAAATGGTTATGTGCTGAAGGATGTGCGGCAGGGAACTTCGCTGTACTATGAACCCCACGGTTATCATCCCACTGACTTGTCGCCGGGGACGATCGATGTCGTATTGACCCCGATGATGGATTTATCGATTCCACCGGGATTGCCGGTAATTAAAGGTATGCAATCGGCGGCTGATCTGGCTGAGGCAGTTCAGCCACAGGTGATGGTGCCGACTTCGGCGGGTGGTGACATTGAATTTTCCGGGCTGCTTGCTAAGGTGTTGCGGGCTACGGGGAGTCCTGTAGAACTACAAGCAAAGTTAGTGGCAGCGGGGCTGGCGACCCAAATCATTGAGCCAAAACCGGGCGATCGTTGTAATGTTCCATTGAAGTTACCCGTCCGTTGATTTGCCAACATTTTTATTCCCAACAGAAAAGTTTGTGCTAGAGCGAATTAGTCGCGAAATTTAAACATTCTTTTATCCTGAATTTGTTCTCTTGAAGGTGAAGGTCAAACATATGAGCGCTAATGTTCTTTCGACTGCTGAAATCACACAATGTCTGACTCAAATTCCGGGTTGGGATGTGAAAGATGGCAAGCTACAGCGTCAATTTCAGTTTGATGATTTCGTTACGGCATTCGGTTTCATGTCAAGTATGGCAATCGTTTCTGAGTCTATGGGCCACCATCCAGAATGGTTCAATGTCTATAACAAAGTGATTGTTGATCTAACTAGCCATGATGCGGGTGGAATTACACAGAAAGATTTTGATTGGGCGAAGCAAGCGAATAAAATTGCTGCTTAACAATTGTTTTTTCAAATGTCATCCCATAAGTCACGTAATTTTTCAAATTTGGGTGATTTTTCCTCCGGAATTTAACTGAATTGGCCGAAAGAGAGAACAGAGGCATTCCGCAAACCTAGAGTTGTGCTCTTCGGGTACCTAGAGATTGCGGTTTCGGCCACTTTCATTGAATTTGTGAGGACGGGGACGATGTTTGCAGAGGAGTTCGGGGTTAAAGGAAGTGATGTGGCTTCCGCCGTTTTAGCATCAACAGCCCAAGATGCTAATTCATTGACTGAAAGTTTATCCAGTAATCTAGAATTGCTCAGCACAGTTGAAACACAACTGGGTCAAAGCCCGGTTTATCAGCGTGCCGTTGCAAGTCTGCAGCAATTGACGGCGGAGCAAGGCATTGATGGTCAAATTTTGTTGAAGGCCGTCAGTTTGGAAGCCGTCCGTTTGACCCTGCAAGTGGTGAAACCCCAAGCACCCGATCAGTCTGAAGCGACTGATTGGTCTGATGCTACCCATGCCTCAAGTGAACCGGCGGTCATGCCGGTGGCGACAGATGTGGCCGATGTCAGTGAAATCACGGCTGATGCAGAATTGCCTCAGTCGAATTTGGCGGATGATGAGCTATTGGATAATGACGTGTTTACGGCGATCGAATCCGTGGTACATGCTGAATCGCCAACGATCCCAAACCCCCTAGCGAGTTTGTTGAGCCGCTATCAAGCGAAGCGTCAGACAGCGGTTGAGGAGGTGAAAGTCTTTACCCGGGCGGAAATGCTGACTCAGATTGGCGCACAGATTCAGTTAGAGCGGGAGCAGAAAGGGTTAACGATCGCCCAATTGCATGCCCGGACGTTTATTCCGATGTATCACCTGCAGGCCTTGGAAGGTGGACATGTTGAGCAATTGCCGGAAGACGTTTATCTCCGGGGCTTCCTGCGGCGGATTGAAAATGCGCTGGGTCTAGAAGTGAGTAGTTTGATCGATAAGCTGCCGATGGATGTGGATAAATCCATCGTGCCTTGCTGGTCGGGTCATGCTTCCAAGGGCAGTCGCCGTGGGTTTGCCGGTCTAGATATTAATCCGAACCATCTCTATGTCACCTACGCGGCGATTATGGCCGGAGGCGTTTGTTGGCTATCGAATCAGACCGCTCCGACCGCCGCAAATTTGCCGGATTTGAGCAACTATGAGCCCCGAGCCGCAGTCCCGGCAGCCCGGCAGCCCAAGGCGAATCTGACAGCGAACCGCAAGTCGGCATCGCCCTCAGTGAAGGTGGGTGCCGCGCCGAATATGGCACCGCCAGAGGTGTTGCGTTAACGCTGGAAGAATCACCCGTGGAGGCATTTCGATTGGCGGCGGCGTTGACTAAATATTGCGGGAGTCTTGGTTGATCAAGGCTCCCGCAGTTGGTTTAAACGCGATCGTCAAATATTGCTGGATGGTGCTGCCAATGGAGAAATAATTGGGAATAGTCGGGCCGTAGCTGTTCTTTTAAATCGTTAATTTGGGCACATTCCCACTGTTAGAGTTAGCCCTCAAATTACGATTTGTGATTTAGCAATAATGGTGGCGTGATTTGCAGCGTTGTGGGAAGTAGGGTGATGTCGTCGAGCGAAACAAAACCGATCCGTATTTTACTGATTGACGATAATTCGACGAATCTGCAAGTGATGTCGTCGGTGTTAGAGGGGTATGGCTGGCAGACTGCGGTGGTGACGGATGGGGAGTCGGCCATTGCCCACATTGACTTAATGCCGCCCGATTTGATTTTGCTGGATGTGATGATGCCGGGGATCGATGGATTTGAGACTTGTCGCCGCTTAAAAGCGAATCCAGCGACTGCGGTGATTCCCGTGATTTTTATGACAGCGTTGGTGAGTTCGGCGGAAAAGCTGAAAGGGTTATCCTTAGGCGCCGTGGACTATATTACGAAGCCATTTGATCAAGATGAAGTCGTGGCGCGGGTGAAGTTGCATTTACGGCTGTCGCAGTTGACCCATCGGCTTGAAGAAGAAGTGGCCGATCGCACTCAGGCGTTGGAGCAATCGATGCAACAACTCCAAAGGGCGCAATTACAACTGATCCAAAGTGAGAAAATGTCGGCGCTGGGGCAAATGGTCAGTGGCATTGGCCATGAGATCAACAATCCGCTGAATTTTATCGGCGGCAATCTGCATTTCATCGATCGATATATGCGGGACTTGTGCGCGTTGATGGATTTGTACGATCAAAAATTTGTGGCGGATGAGGCGATTCAGGAATTTAAAGACGAAATTGAATTTGAGCACCTCAAGCAGGATTGTCTGAAGCTGGCCGATTCGATGCAAGAGGGGGTCAAGCGGATTAAAGAAATTAGTGGTTCATTGCGGACCTATGCCCGCGCTGATCGCAACCAG comes from the Romeriopsis navalis LEGE 11480 genome and includes:
- a CDS encoding MBL fold metallo-hydrolase is translated as MYLTWFDSNSWLIELADQRILLDPWLVDDLAFGNAKWFFRGYRQQDRAIPENIDLILLSQGLEDHAHPPTLKALDKSIPVVGSPAAAKVVRALGFQNVTALDHGETNLFGERLEIQATVGSPVGPTAKENGYVLKDVRQGTSLYYEPHGYHPTDLSPGTIDVVLTPMMDLSIPPGLPVIKGMQSAADLAEAVQPQVMVPTSAGGDIEFSGLLAKVLRATGSPVELQAKLVAAGLATQIIEPKPGDRCNVPLKLPVR
- a CDS encoding 4a-hydroxytetrahydrobiopterin dehydratase, which encodes MSANVLSTAEITQCLTQIPGWDVKDGKLQRQFQFDDFVTAFGFMSSMAIVSESMGHHPEWFNVYNKVIVDLTSHDAGGITQKDFDWAKQANKIAA
- a CDS encoding helix-turn-helix domain-containing protein, translating into MFAEEFGVKGSDVASAVLASTAQDANSLTESLSSNLELLSTVETQLGQSPVYQRAVASLQQLTAEQGIDGQILLKAVSLEAVRLTLQVVKPQAPDQSEATDWSDATHASSEPAVMPVATDVADVSEITADAELPQSNLADDELLDNDVFTAIESVVHAESPTIPNPLASLLSRYQAKRQTAVEEVKVFTRAEMLTQIGAQIQLEREQKGLTIAQLHARTFIPMYHLQALEGGHVEQLPEDVYLRGFLRRIENALGLEVSSLIDKLPMDVDKSIVPCWSGHASKGSRRGFAGLDINPNHLYVTYAAIMAGGVCWLSNQTAPTAANLPDLSNYEPRAAVPAARQPKANLTANRKSASPSVKVGAAPNMAPPEVLR
- a CDS encoding hybrid sensor histidine kinase/response regulator, translated to MSSSETKPIRILLIDDNSTNLQVMSSVLEGYGWQTAVVTDGESAIAHIDLMPPDLILLDVMMPGIDGFETCRRLKANPATAVIPVIFMTALVSSAEKLKGLSLGAVDYITKPFDQDEVVARVKLHLRLSQLTHRLEEEVADRTQALEQSMQQLQRAQLQLIQSEKMSALGQMVSGIGHEINNPLNFIGGNLHFIDRYMRDLCALMDLYDQKFVADEAIQEFKDEIEFEHLKQDCLKLADSMQEGVKRIKEISGSLRTYARADRNQRSLYDIHHGLDSTLLLLRHRQRANEQRSAIQIEQHYGEIPPLACYPGPLNQVFMNLLSNAIDAIDEQTQVNSAKSDQAVHYTIGLRTEVVDDSVIMILIQDNAGGIPVEIQSKIFSPAFTTKAVDKGTGLGLPISRQIITEKHYGTLCFDSQPGEGTTFVIKLPIMTE